CTTGCCCTGTGTTTTGGACTTCTTCAGCAAAGCAGATTTCATTTGTGTGGTTGTAGggtttgtgttttgatttttagtTCTAGTATTGTTTAAGGAAATATGACTGGTCACCAGTGTTTGCAGTGACAGCCATGTATGTTGTTCCTAAACGAGGAGTGTTGTTCCATGCTGGTCAAAGGAGGCTGAAAGATAGCCATTGAAAGTCAAGCCTAACATCTGTTCAAAATGCTGGTGAATGTGGCAGCTCTGGTTTTCCAGAAATGTTGAGACTTGGATAGCAGATCCATGACAAGGATGGTGCCATTGCCATTCTTTTCTTTCACGCTTCattcttgaaaagaaatatttcttgtgtGTGATTTTCAATGTGTCATCTACATCTGGAGTCTGAGCCTGATAAATTTTTTGTCTTGCAGTTGTACTTATTGGAGACTCTGGAGTAGGCAAGAGCAATCTTCTGTCTCGATTCACTCGCAATGAGTTTAACTTGGAAAGCAAAAGCACCATTGGAGTGGAGTTTGCAACGAGGAGCATCCAGGTGGATGGGAAGACAATAAAGGCTCAGATCTGGGACACAGCGGGGCAGGAGCGATACCGAGCCATAACCTCAGCGTAAGTGCAGCCTGGGTGGCTGAGGACAAGCTTTGGCTGAGGAGGGCAATTCTGGGCCCTTCCAGTTCCTCACCAACTGCAAACAGGGGTGTTAGTGTTTTACTGGGTAATACCCACAGCCTCTGGTGGTGGGAAGGTTAAATATTATTCAGCCCAGAAACTCGATCTGGCGTGTTCCTGCACAGACTGATTTCCTTTGCAGTGCTCTCATGACACGTAACTGGGGGCATTTCAAGTTTAGAATGCAAGAGCTTTGAGAGACTCATTTCCTTGGAAGTGAATGATAAAGGAATATCAGTGTTCCTGGTCGTTTTATCAGTGGTAACATAAGAGCAGAAACCTTCGTGTAGCAGCCAGGAAAGACTGCTCACTTGTGTGCTTGTTTGATTGTTAAAAACCAGCATAGCAAAAGCTGGATTTCAGTAGAGCTCGGGGGAACTGTGGGGTGGGAGAACACAGCCTGTTTCCTTTTGAATGTATTGCTGTGGCTCTCACTTGAAAGGAGCTGTGGCCTTTGGTAAAGGGAGTAGATCACGCTGACATTTTTATGACCTGGTGAGTCACTCTACAGTCTCCTTATCACTCTGGGCCGTGCCTGTGCTGCACCCACAGTGATGGGTGGGGGAGAATTTTCAGGGGTGGTTCAGAGGTGGAAGGtgacagcagcttctcacagagcTCAGAGTTTCATGTCTGGGATGCAGGGTTTCCCCAGAGCCACGGGGTTTGCCTCTCTCCCAGACTCTGAGCTGGCCCTGTGGCGTAACTTCATCCGGCTGCTCCACTCCCCTGTCCTGTGCCATGGCCCTGGGGAGTTGCCCTGGGCGCTGTTTGCGTAGCTggcccagccagagctgctccccagtaTGGCACAGCCTCCTGTGACCTGACAGTGTCTGTctggctgtcccctgtgcccaggtaCTACCGTGGGGCCGTGGGGGCACTGCTGGTGTACGACATCGCCAAGCACCTGACGTACGAGAACGTGGAGCGGTGGCTGAAGGAGCTGCGGGACCACGCCGACAGCAACATCGTCATCATGCTGGTGGGCAACAAGAGCGACCTGCGCCACCTCAGGGCCGTCCCCACCGACGAGGCCAGGGCTTTCGCAGGTGGGAGCTCAGgaatttcctgctgctgtctggggATCTGCACACCTGGCCTGGGGAGGGTGTGGGTAGGACGAAAAAACCTGTGGCTACTCGTGTCCCTCAGTGTCACATGTCACATTCAGTCAGAAAGCAGATCTTGTAGCCCATGCATGTTGTTTCAAGAATCACCCAGAGGCACCTGAACACCTTAAACCAGATTTATTCTCTTGGCTGGGCACTGTCTTGCAGAAACTGTGCCTGTGGCTTTAGGTTTGAGTTTCTTGTGTGGTGGTAGCTTTGCCTTCAGTGTCCCAACTGACCTGCAGCCTTACACAGATGCCGGTGGCTGaacattttcattaaactgGCTCTCTAACTTTTGTTATGTAATTAAGATCTGTGAACAGTAGTTCTAGTTTCTGTAAGCCTTGGTTCAGGCCCAGTCTTTTTCATCCAGGAGTGTAGCTGGGTTCCTCACATTAAAGTTTGCTGTAGCTCCACTGGCGGAGTTTATGGCCAGTGAGgatccctggctgcagctggaggagtgTCATTccccctgctgctctgtttctgtTAAATAAACTGCTGTGATATATTAACAGGTGGGAGGTAGAGAAACTTGATGAGgttgaaaaaaatctcagaaactTTCTCACACAGAGAAACTGCAGCAGATTATCCCTTTCAGTGATGCAGAAAAATGTGCCTTTAAGTTAGACAGCACTGGGCTGATACCTGTGCTTGGGAGTGGGTGTAAATTCTAGTGTTGGTGTTGGGTGGTGTCACTTTCCCATCACTTAAGGGGGAAAACCCCACAACTTGTTTTACTTTCTCTTGATACCTGGGTGTCTCGTCAGGAACACTACAAATATTATCTGGTACAGAAGCTTTTCCAGATGGGAAACAGATATGTGCTGTACCTCTCTAATTATAGTATTTCTGTCCACACAGAGAAGAATGGTTTGTCATTTATTGAGACGTCTGCTTTAGACTCTACAAATGTGGAAGCAGCTTTCCAGACTATTCTGACAGGTGAGTCATCGAGGGCTTTGTGCTTCAAGGGGGAAGGGCAGAAGGCTGCTCAGATATGATGCAAATAGGCATTTCTTTGCCTATAAAGTGTTTAAAATGTTGCTATTTAATCATTCTTCATTAGCCATAAGATTTGGAGTCCAGTTTCAAAGAGTCACAGTTGAAAGGCCAGCCTTGAACTGGGGAATGAATCCTTGTTCACTTTGATCTGCCCGGGGTTTCTTGTCAGCCtggtttgtgtttcagtttcCATCTCCCATTACAGGGAGTGCCCACGGGAGGGAATTGTCTCATGCTGGCATCAAGTGAGAACAGCCATTGTTTATCAAGGAGAAGTCAGTCCAGTTTGTTTCCACCTTTAATGGTGACCATGGCAGTTGCCAAGGAAAAAGGGATGAAAGAGCAGAGATCCTTCCTTTGAGACACAGTGactcctgagctgcaggagttGCTGTTGCATTTAATAGTCCTGCCTGGACTTTTGGTCTGTATAACATGTgacagcagccagtgctgcatttttatGCTCTCTGGATAAAGtacttcctttttatttaaagcctTGTTTAGGTAGGCAAAACTTGTTAAAGCTGAGGCACTCAATTTGGAGAACCTTAACTTAAGCCTGGCTTGTAAAAGTGGGGTAGGAATTCACAAATTGGTGTGGAAGTTACTCACTGTCATGAGGCTTCTGCATttctgagcagccagggcacaaTGGGACACTGTGGCCTCTGTTTTTGGAGTTTTCATAATTCTCAGCTTTGGC
This sequence is a window from Camarhynchus parvulus chromosome 10, STF_HiC, whole genome shotgun sequence. Protein-coding genes within it:
- the RAB11A gene encoding ras-related protein Rab-11A; the protein is MGTRDDEYDYLFKVVLIGDSGVGKSNLLSRFTRNEFNLESKSTIGVEFATRSIQVDGKTIKAQIWDTAGQERYRAITSAYYRGAVGALLVYDIAKHLTYENVERWLKELRDHADSNIVIMLVGNKSDLRHLRAVPTDEARAFAEKNGLSFIETSALDSTNVEAAFQTILTEIYRIVSQKQMSDRRENDMSPSNNVVPIHVPPTTENKPKMQCCQNI